Proteins encoded together in one Proteiniborus ethanoligenes window:
- a CDS encoding aminotransferase class IV yields the protein MDNEAILNYYMYNSTLLPSCDDRGFVKATSPLIYEVIRIIDGVPIFLEDHLERMRKSAKLIGKTIRRTDEEIKDEIHKLIAANSEYNLNIKLLCGDLDQEEQTFIIYFIRSSYPEKEMYESGIHTILYYLERENPNAKIVNNEIRKRINEEIKKQKAYEALLVNNKDYITEGSRSNMFFVKGSRVYTAPPGDVLLGITRNEIMKICKEENIHVVEEEIHQESLKSLNGAFMTGTSVNVLPITTINNIELHSTSNPIIKRISEGYLRKIQSYINERKDCVK from the coding sequence ATGGATAACGAGGCTATATTAAATTATTATATGTACAATTCTACTTTGTTGCCTAGCTGTGATGATAGAGGCTTTGTAAAAGCCACCTCTCCATTAATATACGAGGTTATTAGAATAATTGATGGTGTTCCAATTTTTTTAGAGGATCACTTAGAGAGAATGAGAAAGTCTGCTAAGCTTATAGGCAAGACAATAAGAAGAACTGATGAAGAAATAAAAGATGAAATACACAAGCTGATAGCTGCCAACAGTGAGTACAATTTAAATATAAAGTTATTATGTGGAGACTTAGATCAAGAAGAACAGACTTTTATAATTTATTTTATAAGGAGCAGTTATCCTGAAAAGGAAATGTATGAAAGTGGAATACATACTATTTTGTACTATTTAGAAAGGGAAAACCCTAATGCTAAAATAGTTAATAATGAAATAAGAAAAAGAATAAATGAAGAGATAAAAAAGCAGAAGGCTTATGAAGCTCTTTTAGTGAATAATAAGGATTACATTACAGAAGGCAGTAGGTCTAATATGTTTTTTGTAAAAGGCAGTAGAGTATATACGGCTCCACCGGGAGATGTGCTATTAGGCATAACAAGAAACGAAATCATGAAGATTTGTAAGGAAGAAAATATCCATGTAGTAGAAGAGGAGATTCACCAAGAATCTTTAAAAAGTTTGAACGGAGCCTTTATGACAGGAACATCAGTTAACGTGCTTCCCATTACCACAATAAATAATATTGAGCTCCATTCAACAAGTAATCCTATAATAAAAAGAATTTCAGAAGGCTATCTAAGAAAAATACAAAGCTATATTAATGAAAGAAAAGACTGTGTCAAATAG